One genomic region from Bufo bufo chromosome 3, aBufBuf1.1, whole genome shotgun sequence encodes:
- the LOC120994289 gene encoding E3 SUMO-protein ligase ZBED1-like, protein MLMSEERNPTVSLIAPINAQLLQSMTDTMGDTPMIHEIKNSIRTDLQKRYSSEAEKKILHTASALDPRFKGLPFILTDEERLEIFKGVTEEAASLEITSDESERTQEDHQVPRRKQTLEEEDSSPIEDNHSPPSPPKKARSLLVSLLGQSFTDTEGTIEPKKTPYAKAEEEMENYCKAPPLPLTEDPLNWWREHEVIFPLLSRLSKQYLCIPGTSVSAERVFSTAGDVVTAKRSALKPDHVDQLVFLQKNLHVPKC, encoded by the exons ATGCTGATGTCAGAAGAGCGCAATCCAACAGTTTCTCTCATTGCCCCTATAAATGCACAACTTCTCCAGAGCATGACAGACACGATGGGAGACACACCCATGATCCATGAGATCAAGAATTCTATTAGAACAGATCTCCAGAAGAGGTACAGCAGTGAGGCCGAGAAGAAGATCCTTCATACAGCCTCTGCACTGGATCCTCGCTTTAAGGGACTGCCTTtcatcctcacagatgaagaaagATTGGAGATATTTAAAGGAGTCACTGAGGAAGCTGCATCCTTGGAG ATTACATCAGATGAGAGTGAGAGGACACAAGAGGATCATCAAGTGCCTAGAAGAAAACAAACTCTGGAAGAAGAGGACAGTTCACCCATCGAAGACAACCATTCTCCACCATCTCCTCCCAAAAAGGCCAGATCGCTGCTCGTGAGTTTGCTGGGACAgtctttcactgacactgaaggtACAATAGAACCCAAAAAGACCCCCTATGCCAAGGCTGAAGAGGAAATGGAAAACTATTGTAAAGCCCCACCTCTGCCTCTCACTGAGGACCCTTTGAACTGGTGGCGTGAGCATGAGGTCATATTTCCCCTCCTTTCTCGGCTGTCAAAGCAATACTTGTGTATCCCAGGTACAAGCGTGTCTGCAGAGCGGGTTTTCTCCACTGCAGGAGATGTGGTAACTGCAAAAAGAAGCGCCCTCAAACCAGACCATGTAGATCAATTGGTGTTCTTACAGAAAAATCTACATGTTCCCAAATGCTGA